In Buchnera aphidicola (Cinara curtihirsuta), the genomic window ATAATGCAAATATATCCAAGATATTTATCCCCTATATATTAAATATATTTATAATTCTGTTTTTTTTATTTTAAATTTGGTATATTTACTTCCAATATAAATATATCTTTATTATTTTTTTCTATTTGAATTGATATTTCATTTGGTTTAGTTTTTATGTACTTTGCAATTACTAGTAATAAATCATTTTTTAATTGTGGAAAATAATCTGGTTCTTTTGAATTTTTTTTCTGTTTTTTTATTATTATCTGTAATCTTTTTTTAGCTAAGTTAGCTGTATACTTTCTTTTTGATAAAAATAAATCTAATAAAATCATATTTATCTCCTAAACAACCATTGAAAAAAACTTTTTTTTTTCTCTGAAAAAAATCGTAATGGTATATTTATTCCTAATAACCTTTGAACTGTATCTGAGTATGCTT contains:
- the minE gene encoding cell division topological specificity factor MinE, whose product is MILLDLFLSKRKYTANLAKKRLQIIIKKQKKNSKEPDYFPQLKNDLLLVIAKYIKTKPNEISIQIEKNNKDIFILEVNIPNLK